The DNA region GCGGTAGCGGTTTCCCTACCTGGGGAGGTGATTGTTTTATCACACATATTAACAATATCGGAACACAACTTTTATACAGTACATACTTTGGTGGAACATTAGATGAAGTATCTAATTCAATTCAGGTGGGCGATAACCTAGAAATAACAATTACTGGATGGACAAATAGTGAAAATTTCCCAATCACTCCTGGGGTGTATGATACTACTTTATTCTCTGATACTACTGGTCTTGGTCAATGTTTTGTATCGAGATTAAATAGTACTGGATCGACAATTCTTTTCAGTACTTATTTAGGAAATGATAGTGCTTCGGTAGGTGACAAAATATTACTGGATGCGAATAATGGCGTGTTTGTTGCTGGTGAATGTAAAGGCGATTTTCCTGTAACAACAGCTGCTTATGATACAACATTCAACGGTTCAGGTGAATACGGTGGTGATGTGTTCATTGCCCATTTAAGCAACAACGCTTCACAGCTTTTAGCAAGTACATACTTAGGAGGTTCGAATGCCGATCAGTTACAGGGATTAGCCAAATTTTCAAATGGTAACCTTGCAGTCTTCGGAACAACTTACAGTAGCAACTTCCCAATAACCACCGATGCAATATCAACTTCGTTGCATGGAAGAACAGACTGCTATTTGTCACTCTTAGATACAGATCTTTCTCAATTAGTCTATAGCACATATTTAGGAGGTTCTGGAGAAGAATTTGCACTCACAATGAATAAGTATCAGGATAAATTGTTCTTAACAGGTGGTACAAGTTCAACCGATTTTCCATATACTACGAGCGGGTACGATACTACTTATAACGGAGGTTCTGCGGACTGTTTTATAAGTATGTTCAGATTTGATTCAACGAGTGTAACTCAAACTGGAGAAACAAGTCCTGCTTATTATCACCTCACCCAAAACTATCCCAACCCTTTCAACTCATCAACCACCATTTCCTACTCACTTCCGAAACCGGGGCATGTAGATCTTAGACTATTCGATATCACCGGTCGGGAAGTTGCAACTCTCGTCAATCAAAAGCAAGAAACGGGAAGTTATCGAGTGACGTTCGATGGGAAGAATCTTTCCTCGGGAACCTATTTCGTGCGAATGCAAGCGGGTGAATTTATCAAGACACAGAAGATGGTGCTGCTAAGGTGAAAGGTGAAGGGTGTAGGGTGGTAGGGGATGGGTAGGGGTGGACCATCGTGTCCGCCCGAATTTGGGTAGGGACAGGCGTCCCCGCCTGTAATGGGTAGCGACAAATCTCCCGACCTGTAGAACAAGAGCGAACACCGGTTCCCCCTTACACTTGGTTGGACGCAAACCCTTACGACCGATTTTTAGTTGCGGCTCACAGCAGGCTATCCTACCTGATATTTCTCTGTGAGAACCAAGAAAACTATTGAACTTTCGATGCTTATGAAATATGTTGTCTTGTCCAAGGGTTGATTCAGGATATTGATAGAATGTAGTCGCTGGTTGTTCATCCAACTTCCTCCGATGAGGTCATCTGCTATGTCAGTTATAAAAAGTAAAATCCTACGTCGGACGTTTATAATCGCCACAATAACGATTCTCGCATTTTGGTTTTTCTACGTTTTCACGTACCCGGTGAAATCAAGAAAGTACGAGATCGTATTCGACATCAGTATGGTTAACAGCCTTGATCACCTAAAGAAACGAGCGGTCGTTACACTTATCGATAAAACGGTCGAGGATGTATACAGGTACTTTGGCACCGAGTATCGCGATACATTACACGTGTACTTTTCTGATGTTGATATTGCATGGTCAAGAAATGCTGTTCATATAAGAAAGAGAATTGATAAGAATCTTTACGGCGTCGTGTATTGCGTTGCTCATGCCGTGTTAAAGGTAAAGCCAAGCGCATTTGAAATGGAAGGACCTGCTCACTTCATTGCGTATAAGTCTGCGCCTGAAGGAGAAGAGATACGCATGTCGAAAATTAGGTATTGTAGCTTTTTAAGTAACCAAGTTCGATCACACGATTTGTTGTTTGAAGGGGGCGATGACGTTTACTACTTCCGGGATAATTGGGAGACTGGTTATCAAGCAGGTTTATTTTACTACTTTCTGAATGAAAAGTATGGCACCCCAAAACTACGTGAGTTTTATGCAAAAGGGATACGTAATTTTCAATCGGTATACGGTATGAGCACCGAAACCGCCTATGCTGAATGGCGGCTCTGGTTAATTGAAGAAGTTCAAAAAGCAAGTAATAAATCGCAATCTGCAACGCGATGACGCTATCACCACTCTGGAAACCGAAAACGGCTTGATATATGCTGAACAGATATCATTTATTTTTACTCTTACAATTAACGATTAGGTGTTCCAACTTCACCCTAAATTGGTTTTTCTGAGAGATTGTAGTACATTCCCAATTGCGTTTTTTACCGGCAAGGAACTATACCCAATGACAACCCATACTGCGAAAAGCACCAAGAAGATGATGAAGGAAGACGAATTGATGGTCTTCCTCACAAAGGCTGAAACCTGGTTTGAGAAAAACTGGCGGATCGTCGCTTACATCGCGGGCGCTGCTGTGGTCGTAACGATAATCATCGTGTTCATGAAGATGTCACGCGCCAGTGCAAACCGCGATGCCGGCTTTGAGTTGGCGGAAGCGCGCTCCTTCTTGAATCGCGCCGAGTACGGCACCGCCACTGAGAAGTTGACGGCTCTCATCAAGCGTCGTAAGGGCACCGAAGTTGCCGACGAAGCGCAACTAACACTGGCTCGCGTGAAGTTGGTAGAAGGAAAATCCGATGAGGCGGAGAAGCAGTTCCGCGACTTCTTGAAAGAGAATGGGAAAGGCTTGAAAGGGATTGCCGCCGCCAATGGGATTGCTATCGCGCTCGAGAATCAAGGCAAGCAAAAAGAAGCCTATGAAATGTTCCGAAAAGTCTACACCATGGATCCGAAAGGAGCCAGCGCTCCGCAGGCATTGTTGGACGCC from bacterium includes:
- a CDS encoding T9SS type A sorting domain-containing protein — protein: MSVNGSRNEIDAAFQLTDKNTFGITLPNGYNSDHSLRIDPLIYSTFLGGSGDDFGYDVINDDAHGIYVCGTTYSTDFPLTQGAIDTVNLGGDCFITRLNTTGTQLIFSTLLGGASWDYATCLSLDSIGNVSVAGTTLSSDYPTTSTALSRTFGGWSDGFITRINTTGSMLLFSTFLGGSNRDDINDITSIPDGSIFVTGKTSSSNFPTTTNAWCRFFIGGSGFPTWGGDCFITHINNIGTQLLYSTYFGGTLDEVSNSIQVGDNLEITITGWTNSENFPITPGVYDTTLFSDTTGLGQCFVSRLNSTGSTILFSTYLGNDSASVGDKILLDANNGVFVAGECKGDFPVTTAAYDTTFNGSGEYGGDVFIAHLSNNASQLLASTYLGGSNADQLQGLAKFSNGNLAVFGTTYSSNFPITTDAISTSLHGRTDCYLSLLDTDLSQLVYSTYLGGSGEEFALTMNKYQDKLFLTGGTSSTDFPYTTSGYDTTYNGGSADCFISMFRFDSTSVTQTGETSPAYYHLTQNYPNPFNSSTTISYSLPKPGHVDLRLFDITGREVATLVNQKQETGSYRVTFDGKNLSSGTYFVRMQAGEFIKTQKMVLLR
- a CDS encoding tetratricopeptide repeat protein, whose product is MTTHTAKSTKKMMKEDELMVFLTKAETWFEKNWRIVAYIAGAAVVVTIIIVFMKMSRASANRDAGFELAEARSFLNRAEYGTATEKLTALIKRRKGTEVADEAQLTLARVKLVEGKSDEAEKQFRDFLKENGKGLKGIAAANGIAIALENQGKQKEAYEMFRKVYTMDPKGASAPQALLDAARISLLMNDHEKAKESALALIREFPQSTLRTQADEILQRTGR